One stretch of Periplaneta americana isolate PAMFEO1 chromosome 1, P.americana_PAMFEO1_priV1, whole genome shotgun sequence DNA includes these proteins:
- the LOC138701831 gene encoding UBX domain-containing protein 4-like, which yields MRWFEGGIAEAVATSKSRNAVFVVFVEGKDDTSKNAAATVDDVAVSSKLESDDFVAIKLDSESEAYRQFAQLYQLVPIPSLFFIGGNGVPLEVVAGEVNVPELLRRINLVLEKSGKTVSQENKTPVAETQESTQEPTKNNTEESGSSKDTASSSEEAAENVTATAETEAAGSTDSSQTLTTEEKVERAKELLEKKRKLKQEEEEEAQKLKEMERRKMGQEVQKLRRWQQDQELKQLREERQREKAEEAAARERILQQIAQDKAERASRFGMAQDTTKKQEEDLKKRSEEQAKEAAAKCDVARIQFRLPDGSTHSHNFEASATLGEVRIYAATQLNFPFREFAMSTAFPRREFTANYDSQTVRDLQLVPTAVILILPAASGTVVSSSSNGSGLTNMVWSLLTPLFSLLNYLRTLLFGGGGGSRAIGGNNFGQNSSERNTQQSTTNSTGAKRRTPTSETTAVRRQGNIHRLTNRHDSSDDENNTWNGNSTQQM from the exons ATGCGGTGGTTTGAAGGTGGAATAGCAGAAGCAGTTGCAACGTCTAAATCTAGAAATGCTGTCTTTGTTGTGTTTGTTGAAG GGAAAGATGATACTTCAAAAAACGCAGCAGCTACTGTGGATGATGTTGCTGTTTCATCGAAGTTGGAATCAGATGACTTTGTAGCAATAAAACTGGATAGTGAATCAGAAGCCTACAGACAATTCGCTCAA TTATACCAACTGGTACCGATTCCATCCTTGTTCTTTATTGGTGGCAATGGGGTGCCACTTGAAGTAGTGGCAGGAGAAGTGAATGTGCCTGAATTACTCCGTAGAATCAACCTAGTTTTGGAGAAAAGTGGTAAAACTGTTTCACAAG AAAACAAAACACCTGTGGCAGAAACTCAGGAAAGTACACAAGAACCCACAAAAAATAATACTGAGGAGTCAGGAAGTTCGAAAGATACAGCATCGTCTTCAGAAGAAGCAGCAGAAAATGTTACAGCTACAGCAGAAACAGAAGCTGCAGGATCTACTGATA GTTCACAAACATTAACTACCGAGGAGAAAGTGGAACGTGCCAAAGAGCTGTTGGAGAAAAAACGAAAACTTAaacaggaagaggaagaagag GCACAAAAACTGAAAGAGATGGAGCGCCGTAAGATGGGTCAGGAAGTTCAAAAGTTGCGTAGGTGGCAGCAGGATCAGGAATTGAAACAACTGAGAGAAGAAAGGCAGAGAGAGAAGGCAGAAGAAGCTGCAGCTCGTGAACGAATTCTCCAGCAGATTGCTCAAGACAA agcTGAAAGAGCTTCAAGATTTGGGATGGCTCAGGACACTACCAAGAAACAAGAGGAAGACTTGAAAAAGAGATCAGAAGAACAAGCGAAAGAAGCTGCAGCTAAATG tGATGTGGCTCGCATACAGTTCCGTCTCCCTGATGGATCAACCCATTCTCATAACTTCGAAGCATCAGCAACTCTTGGTGAAGTAAGGATATATGCGGCCACTCAACTCAACTTTCCATTTAG AGAATTTGCGATGTCAACAGCTTTTCCACGTCGTGAGTTCACTGCCAATTATGACAGTCAAACTGTCAGAGATTTGCAACTTGTGCCAACTGCTGTCATTTTAATACTTCCG GCCGCATCTGGTACTGTTGTCTCATCTTCATCGAATGGCTCTGGCCTCACAAATATGGTTTGGTCTTTATTGACGCCTCTTTTCTCATTGCTGAATTATTTACGAACCCTGCTGTTTGGTGGAGGTGGTGGATCACGAGCTATAGGAGGCAATAATTTTGGACAAAATAGCAGTGAAAGAAACACACAACAATCTACCACTAACTCCAC GGGTGCAAAGAGGCGTACACCAACATCTGAAACCACAGCTGTTCGTCGCCAAGGCAATATACATCGTCTTACTAACAGACATGATTCTAGTGATGACGAGAATAACACATGGAATGGAAACTCAACACAACAGATGTGA